From Salvelinus namaycush isolate Seneca chromosome 27, SaNama_1.0, whole genome shotgun sequence, the proteins below share one genomic window:
- the LOC120022591 gene encoding nucleolar protein dao-5-like isoform X3 yields MVETRTGLDDTSDDEPLTKLVNKLPRAKKSTVQAKRPGTTNIKRGTGNGIKKTNNKFTGSTQNEDSYDSSDDEPLIKMVKKIPKQTSLPFKKRPFNTAREVNDVKKRRNISQNTNKISTDSSSGDSSDDVPLIKMVDKLKTQMRTKTPTTTARKTPGIKKPSKVFKKHNRSIETSDDSSDDEPLINLTKKSPAKETESTIPKRCVAKESNSNNCNKIKGKISREEEVSSDDEPLINLVKKPLKAVKKTTTPLKKRGVSGKTVVARKKTRPDIVNKAVIRRSTKVVQSTREGSLDDSSDDGPLSKKMVRNPPMKSLMVILERCDTKEVMEDNYRANVGNTGKRSAGDKENSDDELLIKMVTNPPHSSPETMAEKENKSQTALTMNL; encoded by the exons ATGGTGGAGACACGCACAG GGTTGGATGACACCTCAGATGATGAGCCTTTGACGAAGTTGGTGAATAAACTTCCCAGAGCTAAAAAATCCACTGTACAAGCAAAGAGGCCAGGGACTACTAATATCAAAAGAGGAACAGGTAATGGCATCAAGAAGACAAACAACAAATTCACAG GTTCAACCCAGAATGAGGACTCCTATGATAGCTCAGACGATGAGCCCTTGATAAAGATGGTTAAAAAGATCCCTAAACAGACATCATTGCCATTCAAAAAGAGACCCTTCaacacagccagagaggtgaacgATGTGAAGAAGCGCAGAAATATCTCACAGAACACTAATAAAATAAGCACAG ACTCATCATCAGGTGACAGCTCAGATGACGTGCCCCTGATTAAGATGGTCGACAAACTCAAGACACAAATGCGAACAAAGACACCCACCACTACAGCCAGAAAAACACCTGGCATTAAAAAGCCCagtaaagtttttaaaaaacacAACAGGAGTATAG AGACCTCAGATGACAGCTCTGATGATGAGCCATTAATAAATCTGACCAAGAAGTCTCCAGCTAAAGAGACTGAAAGTACAATACCGAAGAGGTGTGTCGCTAAGGAATCAAACAGCAACAACTGCAATAAAATTAAAGGGAAAATAAGCAGAG AGGAAGAGGTGAGTTCTGATGACGAGCCCTTGATAAATCTAGTCAAGAAGCCTCTTAAAGCTGTAAAGAAGACCACGACACCGTTAAAGAAGAGGGGCGTATCAGGAAAGACTGTGGTAGCCAGAAAGAAGACGAGACCAGACATTGTGAACAAAGCAGTCATCAGACGGAGCACCAAAGTTGTTCAAAGCACACGTGAAG GTTCTTTGGATGACAGCTCAGACGATGGGCCCTTGAGTAAAAAGATGGTGAGAAATCCACCAATGAAGAGCCTAATGGTTATTCTGGAGAGATGTGACACTAAAGAAGTCATGGAAGATAACTATAGAGCCAACGTGGGAAACACCGGTAAAAGAAGTGCAG GGGATAAGGAGAACTCCGATGATGAACTCTTGATAAAGATGGTCACGAATCCCCCTCATTCTTCACCAGAAACTATGGCAGAGAAGGAAAATAAGTCACAAACTGCCCTAACGATGAACCTTTGA
- the LOC120022591 gene encoding nucleolar protein dao-5-like isoform X2: protein MVETRTVPLESLDDSSDDEPLIALVKKKPQHIEHNGTQGEKDQNRQPEPESKNSTRKDSGLDDTSDDEPLTKLVNKLPRAKKSTVQAKRPGTTNIKRGTGSTQNEDSYDSSDDEPLIKMVKKIPKQTSLPFKKRPFNTAREVNDVKKRRNISQNTNKISTDSSSGDSSDDVPLIKMVDKLKTQMRTKTPTTTARKTPGIKKPSKVFKKHNRSIETSDDSSDDEPLINLTKKSPAKETESTIPKRCVAKESNSNNCNKIKGKISREEEVSSDDEPLINLVKKPLKAVKKTTTPLKKRGVSGKTVVARKKTRPDIVNKAVIRRSTKVVQSTREGSLDDSSDDGPLSKKMVRNPPMKSLMVILERCDTKEVMEDNYRANVGNTGKRSAGDKENSDDELLIKMVTNPPHSSPETMAEKENKSQTALTMNL, encoded by the exons ATGGTGGAGACACGCACAG TACCGTTAGAGTCCTTGGATGACAGCTCCGATGATGAACCCCTAATTGCATTAGTAAAGAAGAAGCCGCAGCACATTGAACACAATGGGACTCAGGGTGAAAAAGACCAGAACCGACAACCTGAACCTGAGTCAAAGAATAGCACTAGAAAAGATTCTG GGTTGGATGACACCTCAGATGATGAGCCTTTGACGAAGTTGGTGAATAAACTTCCCAGAGCTAAAAAATCCACTGTACAAGCAAAGAGGCCAGGGACTACTAATATCAAAAGAGGAACAG GTTCAACCCAGAATGAGGACTCCTATGATAGCTCAGACGATGAGCCCTTGATAAAGATGGTTAAAAAGATCCCTAAACAGACATCATTGCCATTCAAAAAGAGACCCTTCaacacagccagagaggtgaacgATGTGAAGAAGCGCAGAAATATCTCACAGAACACTAATAAAATAAGCACAG ACTCATCATCAGGTGACAGCTCAGATGACGTGCCCCTGATTAAGATGGTCGACAAACTCAAGACACAAATGCGAACAAAGACACCCACCACTACAGCCAGAAAAACACCTGGCATTAAAAAGCCCagtaaagtttttaaaaaacacAACAGGAGTATAG AGACCTCAGATGACAGCTCTGATGATGAGCCATTAATAAATCTGACCAAGAAGTCTCCAGCTAAAGAGACTGAAAGTACAATACCGAAGAGGTGTGTCGCTAAGGAATCAAACAGCAACAACTGCAATAAAATTAAAGGGAAAATAAGCAGAG AGGAAGAGGTGAGTTCTGATGACGAGCCCTTGATAAATCTAGTCAAGAAGCCTCTTAAAGCTGTAAAGAAGACCACGACACCGTTAAAGAAGAGGGGCGTATCAGGAAAGACTGTGGTAGCCAGAAAGAAGACGAGACCAGACATTGTGAACAAAGCAGTCATCAGACGGAGCACCAAAGTTGTTCAAAGCACACGTGAAG GTTCTTTGGATGACAGCTCAGACGATGGGCCCTTGAGTAAAAAGATGGTGAGAAATCCACCAATGAAGAGCCTAATGGTTATTCTGGAGAGATGTGACACTAAAGAAGTCATGGAAGATAACTATAGAGCCAACGTGGGAAACACCGGTAAAAGAAGTGCAG GGGATAAGGAGAACTCCGATGATGAACTCTTGATAAAGATGGTCACGAATCCCCCTCATTCTTCACCAGAAACTATGGCAGAGAAGGAAAATAAGTCACAAACTGCCCTAACGATGAACCTTTGA
- the LOC120022591 gene encoding nucleolar protein dao-5-like isoform X1: MVETRTVPLESLDDSSDDEPLIALVKKKPQHIEHNGTQGEKDQNRQPEPESKNSTRKDSGLDDTSDDEPLTKLVNKLPRAKKSTVQAKRPGTTNIKRGTGNGIKKTNNKFTGSTQNEDSYDSSDDEPLIKMVKKIPKQTSLPFKKRPFNTAREVNDVKKRRNISQNTNKISTDSSSGDSSDDVPLIKMVDKLKTQMRTKTPTTTARKTPGIKKPSKVFKKHNRSIETSDDSSDDEPLINLTKKSPAKETESTIPKRCVAKESNSNNCNKIKGKISREEEVSSDDEPLINLVKKPLKAVKKTTTPLKKRGVSGKTVVARKKTRPDIVNKAVIRRSTKVVQSTREGSLDDSSDDGPLSKKMVRNPPMKSLMVILERCDTKEVMEDNYRANVGNTGKRSAGDKENSDDELLIKMVTNPPHSSPETMAEKENKSQTALTMNL, translated from the exons ATGGTGGAGACACGCACAG TACCGTTAGAGTCCTTGGATGACAGCTCCGATGATGAACCCCTAATTGCATTAGTAAAGAAGAAGCCGCAGCACATTGAACACAATGGGACTCAGGGTGAAAAAGACCAGAACCGACAACCTGAACCTGAGTCAAAGAATAGCACTAGAAAAGATTCTG GGTTGGATGACACCTCAGATGATGAGCCTTTGACGAAGTTGGTGAATAAACTTCCCAGAGCTAAAAAATCCACTGTACAAGCAAAGAGGCCAGGGACTACTAATATCAAAAGAGGAACAGGTAATGGCATCAAGAAGACAAACAACAAATTCACAG GTTCAACCCAGAATGAGGACTCCTATGATAGCTCAGACGATGAGCCCTTGATAAAGATGGTTAAAAAGATCCCTAAACAGACATCATTGCCATTCAAAAAGAGACCCTTCaacacagccagagaggtgaacgATGTGAAGAAGCGCAGAAATATCTCACAGAACACTAATAAAATAAGCACAG ACTCATCATCAGGTGACAGCTCAGATGACGTGCCCCTGATTAAGATGGTCGACAAACTCAAGACACAAATGCGAACAAAGACACCCACCACTACAGCCAGAAAAACACCTGGCATTAAAAAGCCCagtaaagtttttaaaaaacacAACAGGAGTATAG AGACCTCAGATGACAGCTCTGATGATGAGCCATTAATAAATCTGACCAAGAAGTCTCCAGCTAAAGAGACTGAAAGTACAATACCGAAGAGGTGTGTCGCTAAGGAATCAAACAGCAACAACTGCAATAAAATTAAAGGGAAAATAAGCAGAG AGGAAGAGGTGAGTTCTGATGACGAGCCCTTGATAAATCTAGTCAAGAAGCCTCTTAAAGCTGTAAAGAAGACCACGACACCGTTAAAGAAGAGGGGCGTATCAGGAAAGACTGTGGTAGCCAGAAAGAAGACGAGACCAGACATTGTGAACAAAGCAGTCATCAGACGGAGCACCAAAGTTGTTCAAAGCACACGTGAAG GTTCTTTGGATGACAGCTCAGACGATGGGCCCTTGAGTAAAAAGATGGTGAGAAATCCACCAATGAAGAGCCTAATGGTTATTCTGGAGAGATGTGACACTAAAGAAGTCATGGAAGATAACTATAGAGCCAACGTGGGAAACACCGGTAAAAGAAGTGCAG GGGATAAGGAGAACTCCGATGATGAACTCTTGATAAAGATGGTCACGAATCCCCCTCATTCTTCACCAGAAACTATGGCAGAGAAGGAAAATAAGTCACAAACTGCCCTAACGATGAACCTTTGA